The Erigeron canadensis isolate Cc75 chromosome 4, C_canadensis_v1, whole genome shotgun sequence genome window below encodes:
- the LOC122596220 gene encoding zinc finger MYND domain-containing protein 15 isoform X3, with protein sequence MECAAKGNGRRCSGTANRRCDSCGAVSYCSVSHQRSHWSAHKEECGRLKQQMCNVKLLNDFPFTFSRDATYQVCEKVETRCSLLDKLGIHHVGMWIHECSCGDASALLDHLRSDKGWSLSSRLCPCTGPLSILKKQLNSWSDYCEWRGIPLDSPVALLLHWPLTIYQAIQLAFSKDLIPATTDELCIHYLGPERELYQLSVFGELRALFPEVQVHIDFVGPEIPHDRDGETINLCSYPHCIEASCCCKSGKGEFTSRTTSEISSAITIRLHSGYYHDRYVELTKEFLPDIIIAPNAGIAAYKSWS encoded by the exons ATGGAGTGTGCTGCAAAGGGAAATGGACGACGGTGCTCCGGCACAGCAAACCGCCGGTGCGACAGTTGTGGTGCCGTTTCTTATTGCTCAGTTTCTCATCAG AGGTCACATTGGAGTGCCCATAAAGAAGAATGTGGAAGGCTAAAACAACAAATGTGTAATGTGAAGTTGTTGAATGATTTTCCGTTTACGTTTTCGCGTGACGCTACTTATCAG GTGTGTGAAAAGGTGGAGACTAGGTGTTCGTTGCTGGATAAACTGGGGATCCACCATGTAGGAATGTGGATCCATGAATGTAGTTGTGGGGATGCATCTGCTTTGTTGGATCATTTGAG GTCTGACAAGGGTTGGAGTCTCTCAAGTAGATTATGTCCTTGTACAG GCCCTTTGTCGATATTAAAGAAGCAATTAAACAGTTGGAGCGACTACTGTGAATGGAGAGGTATCCCGTTAGACTCTCCTGTTGCTCTACTTCTTCACTGG CCATTGACCATATATCAGGCTATTCAGCTTGCATTTTCTAAAGATTTGATCCCCGCAACTACAGATGAACTGTGCATACACTACCTAG GGCCAGAGAGGGAACTTTATCAACTTTCTGTCTTTGGGGAGTTGCGTGCTCTTTTTCCGGAAGTGCAAGTGCATATTGATTTTGTGGGGCCGGAGATTCCACATGATAG GGATGGTGAGACAATCAATCTTTGTAGTTATCCGCATTGCATAGAGGCAAGCTGCTGTTGCAAATCGGGCAAAGGTGAATTCACTTCACGCACAACTAGTGAAATATCCTCAGCTATCACAATAAGGCTTCATTCAGGTTATTATCATGACCGCTACGTTGAACTCACCAAG GAATTTCTCCCCGATATAATCATTGCCCCAAATGCTGGTATTGCCGCCTACAAAAGCTG GAGCTGA
- the LOC122596220 gene encoding zinc finger MYND domain-containing protein 15 isoform X2 — MECAAKGNGRRCSGTANRRCDSCGAVSYCSVSHQVCEKVETRCSLLDKLGIHHVGMWIHECSCGDASALLDHLRSDKGWSLSSRLCPCTGPLSILKKQLNSWSDYCEWRGIPLDSPVALLLHWPLTIYQAIQLAFSKDLIPATTDELCIHYLGPERELYQLSVFGELRALFPEVQVHIDFVGPEIPHDRDGETINLCSYPHCIEASCCCKSGKGEFTSRTTSEISSAITIRLHSGYYHDRYVELTKEFLPDIIIAPNAGIAAYKSWLATIELIREIEIPAIFSDYCEEACHLAANCVSSVTGSPSTITVQLNPFRQPLAVEDTVLLLPCYSNCFLFGI; from the exons ATGGAGTGTGCTGCAAAGGGAAATGGACGACGGTGCTCCGGCACAGCAAACCGCCGGTGCGACAGTTGTGGTGCCGTTTCTTATTGCTCAGTTTCTCATCAG GTGTGTGAAAAGGTGGAGACTAGGTGTTCGTTGCTGGATAAACTGGGGATCCACCATGTAGGAATGTGGATCCATGAATGTAGTTGTGGGGATGCATCTGCTTTGTTGGATCATTTGAG GTCTGACAAGGGTTGGAGTCTCTCAAGTAGATTATGTCCTTGTACAG GCCCTTTGTCGATATTAAAGAAGCAATTAAACAGTTGGAGCGACTACTGTGAATGGAGAGGTATCCCGTTAGACTCTCCTGTTGCTCTACTTCTTCACTGG CCATTGACCATATATCAGGCTATTCAGCTTGCATTTTCTAAAGATTTGATCCCCGCAACTACAGATGAACTGTGCATACACTACCTAG GGCCAGAGAGGGAACTTTATCAACTTTCTGTCTTTGGGGAGTTGCGTGCTCTTTTTCCGGAAGTGCAAGTGCATATTGATTTTGTGGGGCCGGAGATTCCACATGATAG GGATGGTGAGACAATCAATCTTTGTAGTTATCCGCATTGCATAGAGGCAAGCTGCTGTTGCAAATCGGGCAAAGGTGAATTCACTTCACGCACAACTAGTGAAATATCCTCAGCTATCACAATAAGGCTTCATTCAGGTTATTATCATGACCGCTACGTTGAACTCACCAAG GAATTTCTCCCCGATATAATCATTGCCCCAAATGCTGGTATTGCCGCCTACAAAAGCTGGTTAGCAACTATT GAGCTGATACGGGAGATAGAAATCCCAGCTATTTTCTCTGATTACTGTGAAGAAGCGTGTCATCTTGCAGCCAACTGTGTAAGCTCTGTGACTGGCAGTCCATCGACAATTACT GTTCAGCTGAACCCCTTTAGGCAGCCTCTGGCTGTTGAAGACActgttcttcttcttccttgcTACTCGAATTgctttttatttggaatatgA
- the LOC122596220 gene encoding zinc finger MYND domain-containing protein 15 isoform X1: MECAAKGNGRRCSGTANRRCDSCGAVSYCSVSHQRSHWSAHKEECGRLKQQMCNVKLLNDFPFTFSRDATYQVCEKVETRCSLLDKLGIHHVGMWIHECSCGDASALLDHLRSDKGWSLSSRLCPCTGPLSILKKQLNSWSDYCEWRGIPLDSPVALLLHWPLTIYQAIQLAFSKDLIPATTDELCIHYLGPERELYQLSVFGELRALFPEVQVHIDFVGPEIPHDRDGETINLCSYPHCIEASCCCKSGKGEFTSRTTSEISSAITIRLHSGYYHDRYVELTKEFLPDIIIAPNAGIAAYKSWLATIELIREIEIPAIFSDYCEEACHLAANCVSSVTGSPSTITVQLNPFRQPLAVEDTVLLLPCYSNCFLFGI, translated from the exons ATGGAGTGTGCTGCAAAGGGAAATGGACGACGGTGCTCCGGCACAGCAAACCGCCGGTGCGACAGTTGTGGTGCCGTTTCTTATTGCTCAGTTTCTCATCAG AGGTCACATTGGAGTGCCCATAAAGAAGAATGTGGAAGGCTAAAACAACAAATGTGTAATGTGAAGTTGTTGAATGATTTTCCGTTTACGTTTTCGCGTGACGCTACTTATCAG GTGTGTGAAAAGGTGGAGACTAGGTGTTCGTTGCTGGATAAACTGGGGATCCACCATGTAGGAATGTGGATCCATGAATGTAGTTGTGGGGATGCATCTGCTTTGTTGGATCATTTGAG GTCTGACAAGGGTTGGAGTCTCTCAAGTAGATTATGTCCTTGTACAG GCCCTTTGTCGATATTAAAGAAGCAATTAAACAGTTGGAGCGACTACTGTGAATGGAGAGGTATCCCGTTAGACTCTCCTGTTGCTCTACTTCTTCACTGG CCATTGACCATATATCAGGCTATTCAGCTTGCATTTTCTAAAGATTTGATCCCCGCAACTACAGATGAACTGTGCATACACTACCTAG GGCCAGAGAGGGAACTTTATCAACTTTCTGTCTTTGGGGAGTTGCGTGCTCTTTTTCCGGAAGTGCAAGTGCATATTGATTTTGTGGGGCCGGAGATTCCACATGATAG GGATGGTGAGACAATCAATCTTTGTAGTTATCCGCATTGCATAGAGGCAAGCTGCTGTTGCAAATCGGGCAAAGGTGAATTCACTTCACGCACAACTAGTGAAATATCCTCAGCTATCACAATAAGGCTTCATTCAGGTTATTATCATGACCGCTACGTTGAACTCACCAAG GAATTTCTCCCCGATATAATCATTGCCCCAAATGCTGGTATTGCCGCCTACAAAAGCTGGTTAGCAACTATT GAGCTGATACGGGAGATAGAAATCCCAGCTATTTTCTCTGATTACTGTGAAGAAGCGTGTCATCTTGCAGCCAACTGTGTAAGCTCTGTGACTGGCAGTCCATCGACAATTACT GTTCAGCTGAACCCCTTTAGGCAGCCTCTGGCTGTTGAAGACActgttcttcttcttccttgcTACTCGAATTgctttttatttggaatatgA